One region of Gossypium raimondii isolate GPD5lz chromosome 6, ASM2569854v1, whole genome shotgun sequence genomic DNA includes:
- the LOC105773180 gene encoding protein STRUBBELIG-RECEPTOR FAMILY 8: protein MGYSNRSFSLSMTRLLLNELVVLGLIFASTPAQCVTDSSDVQALQVMYTSLNSPSKLTNWKTNGGDPCGESWEGVTCEGSAVVSLDISGLGLSGTMGYLLSDLMSLKTLDLSNNNLHDTIPYQLPPNVTSVNLAGNNFSGNLPYSISAMITLTYLNVSHNMLSLSVGDYFANLARLGTLDLSFNNFSGDLPLSFSSLSNLSTLYMQNNQLTGSLNVLSGLSLTTLNVAKNHFNGSIPQELFSIPTFIYDGNSFTNEPSPPGRSHNKHNSGSGGHTSPGSDGQSSDSDNGLSAGIIVGIVLGSLLLLLVAVLAFVFCIRKNKRKVSGARASRANLSVSTGNVHTETQEQRVKNVAAVVDLKPLQAEPVMVERMSKNGSLNRMKSPITATSYTVASLQTATNSFSQEYLIGEGSLGRVYKAEFPNGKTMAIKKIDNAALSLQEEDNFLEAISSMSRLRHPNIVTLAGYCAEHGQRLLVYEYIGNGSLHDMLHFSDDGSKMLSWNARVRVALGTARALEYLHEVCLPSVVHRNFKSANILLDEELNPHLSDCGLAALTPNTERQVSTQMVGSFGYSAPEFALSGVYTVKSDVYSFGVVMLELLTGRKPLDSSRVRSEQSLVRWATPQLHDIDALAKMVDPALNGMYPVKSLSRFADIIALCVQPEPEFRPPMSEVVQALVRLVQRASVVKRRSSDESGFSYRTPDHEIIDMSF, encoded by the exons ATGGGTTACAGTAACAGATCCTTTTCTCTTTCCATGACTCGTTTGCTGCTCAATGAGTTAGTCGTACTCGGTTTGATCTTTGCTTCCACTCCAGCTCAATGTGTCACTGATTCTTCCGATG TTCAAGCGCTTCAGGTTATGTACACTTCATTGAACAGCCCTTCAAAGTTAACAAATTGGAAAACTAATGGTGGTGATCCATGTGGAGAATCATGGGAAGGGGTTACCTGTGAGGGCTCAGCCGTCGTTTCTCT CGATATTTCTGGGTTAGGACTTTCTGGAACCATGGGATACTTGCTCTCTGATCTTatgtctttgaaaacact TGATTTGAGTAACAACAACCTTCATGATACAATCCCCTACCAGTTGCCGCCGAATGTTACGAGCGT GAATCTTGCTGGTAACAACTTCAGTGGGAATCTTCCTTATTCCATTTCTGCTATGATTACTCTCACTTACTT GAATGTAAGCCATAATATGCTCTCCCTCTCTGTTGGAGACTATTTTGCTAATCTTGCCAGACTCGGGACTTT GGATCTTTCCTTCAACAACTTTAGTGGTGATCTTCCTCTTTCATTTAGCTCATTGAGCAATCTTTCTACACT GTATATGCAGAACAATCAATTGACTGGTTCTCTTAATGTCCTTTCGGGTTTATCTTTGACAACTCT AAATGTTGCAAAGAACCACTTCAATGGCTCAATTCCTCAAGAGCTTTTTTCAATCCCAACTTTTAT ATATGATGGCAACTCCTTTACCAATGAACCCTCCCCTCCGGGTAGATCTCATAATAAACATAATTCTGGATCTGGAGGTCATACATCCCCGGGTTCTGATGGTCAATCATCAGATTCAGATAATGGACTATCAGCCGGAATTATTGTAGGCATAGTTCTTGGCTCTTTATTACTTCTTCTTGTGGCAGTACTTGCTTTTGTTTTCTGCATCcgcaaaaataaaagaaaggtgAGCGGTGCAAGAGCTTCAAGGGCAAATCTTTCCGTTAGTACCGGCAATG TACATACCGAGACGCAAGAGCAGAGGGTGAAAAATGTTGCTGCTGTTGTAGATTTGAAACCCCTACAGGCAGAACCAGTAATGGTTGAAAGGATGTCCAAAAATGGATCTCTAAACAGAATGAAATCACCCATCACTGCTACATCATATACTGTTGCTTCCTTACAAACAGCAACTAATAGTTTTAGTCAAGAATATCTTATTGGTGAAGGTTCCCTTGGTCGTGTTTACAAGGCAGAGTTTCCGAATGGAAAG ACTATggctataaaaaaaattgacaatGCGGCATTATCATTACAAGAGGAAGACAATTTTCTGGAAGCTATATCCAGTATGTCACGCTTGAGGCATCCCAATATTGTTACATTGGCTGGATACTGTGCAGAGCATGGACAACGTCTTCTGGTATATGAATATATAGGAAACGGTAGTCTTCATGATATGCTGCACTTTTCTGATGATGGTAGCAAGATGTTAAGCTGGAATGCACGTGTCAGAGTGGCACTTGGCACTGCCCGGGCCTTAGA GTACTTGCATGAAGTGTGTTTGCCTTCAGTTGTACATAGAAATTTCAAGTCTGCAAACATCTTACTTGATGAAGAGCTCAATCCTCACTTGTCAGACTGTGGTTTGGCTGCACTTACACCAAATACCGAGAGACAG GTTTCAACACAGATGGTTGGTTCATTCGGTTATAGTGCTCCCGAGTTTGCATTGTCAGGAGTATATACTGTAAAGAGTGATGTATACAGTTTCGGGGTAGTGATGTTGGAACTACTGACTGGTCGGAAGCCACTAGACAG TTCAAGGGTGAGATCCGAGCAATCGCTTGTGAGATGGGCTACACCTCAACTACATGATATAGATGCCCTAGCAAAAATGGTAGATCCTGCACTAAATGGCATGTACCCCGTGAAATCTCTGTCACGCTTTGCCGACATCATTGCTCTCTGTGTTCAG CCGGAACCCGAGTTTCGACCTCCCATGTCTGAGGTTGTGCAAGCTTTAGTGAGGTTAGTGCAAAGAGCAAGCGTGGTCAAAAGGAGATCAAGTGATGAATCCGGATTTTCATATAGAACTCCAGATCATGAGATTATCGACATGTCATTTTGA
- the LOC105773179 gene encoding subtilisin-like protease SBT2.4, translating into MATGVDVSAASSYAVLLLHLLAISTIASVVEERSIYLILMEGEPVAFHGDVLSSQQGRRFDPKSEAYEVHANKLVDSHDQVLESTLDKGSYNKLYSFKHVLNGFAVHTTPSQAKKLQLAQGVKLVERDRRAKLMTTYTPEFLGLPQTVWTQEGGDRNAGDGIVMGFVDTGINPFHPSFAYDILNPLTSNLSHFSGACETGPLFPPFSCNGKIVSARFFIAGAQAATSLNATIDIPSPADAVGHGSHVASIAAGNAGVPVTVNGFYYGRASGMAPRARVAVYKAVYPTVGTLADVVAAIDQAVADGVDILTLSIGPEEPPQDTVTFLSIFDIAMLFARRAGVFVVQAAGNSGPGPSTVLSYSPWVVGAAASRTDRRYTASLLLGNGLNVSGVGLSAPTFGNGSLLYRLVLAKDAINLSGAFPRTPEYVEECQHPEAFDPSVVRGSIVICSFSAGFYNETSTLTAIFDTARVLGFMGFVLVANPSYGDFIGQPIPFSVSGALIPKVADAKIVSEYYEQQTLRDARGIVRQFNARAAIQDGRVASFGVQAPIVSRFSSRGPGFIDINRNPSDVLKPDILAPGNEIWAAWSPLSALDPILTGYNFALLSGSSMAAPHVAGIAALIKQEYPSWNPSMIASAMSTTATKFDNNGGIIMAEGFNIGSLYSSNNFDFGAGFVNPTHAMDPGLVLSSEFEDYISFLCSMPFIDRIAIRAATRVWCGQSVGHPANLNIPSVTISALRRSLTVRRSFKNVATKPETYVSLAIPPNGTTITLRPPWFTIAPEGTQDLDIEINVIKSTNEFSFGEIILTGSLNHIVRMPVTIRPVSIV; encoded by the exons ATGGCAACCGGGGTCGATGTATCGGCTGCATCCAGTTATGCAGTTCTTCTCCTCCATCTTCTTGCTATCAGCACTATTGCATCTGTTGTAGAAGAGAGATcgatatatttgattttgatggaAGGAGAACCAGTAGCATTTCATGGTGATGTTCTATCTAGTCAACAAGGAAGAAGATTCGACCCCaaaag TGAAGCTTACGAAGTTCATGCAAACAAGTTGGTAGATTCTCATGATCAAGTTCTTGAAAGCACTCTAGATAAGGGAAGCTATAACAAGCTATACAGCTTCAAACATGTCCTTAATGGCTTTGCTGTCCACACTACACCATCTCAG GCTAAGAAACTACAACTTGCTCAAGGAGTGAAGTTGGTTGAAAGAGATCGAAGAGCCAAATTGATGACTACTTATACTCCAGAGTTCTTAGGGTTACCTCAAACCGTGTGGACTCAAGAAGGAGGTGATAGAAACGCAGGAGATGGGATTGTTATGGGTTTTGTTGACACAGGGATCAACCCCTTTCACCCAAGCTTTGCTTATGACATACTCAACCCTTTAACGTCCAATCTCTCTCATTTTTCTGGTGCATGTGAAACGGGTCCTCTATTCCCACCGTTTTCGTGCAATGGTAAGATAGTTTCCGCCCGATTTTTCATAGCTGGGGCTCAAGCAGCCACTTCTCTTAATGCTACCATAGACATTCCTTCACCGGCTGATGCTGTTGGCCATGGAAG CCACGTTGCATCAATTGCCGCTGGAAATGCTGGGGTCCCTGTGACAGTTAACGGCTTCTATTATGGACGAGCCAGTGGGATGGCACCGCGTGCAAG AGTTGCTGTTTATAAGGCTGTCTATCCAACGGTGGGAACCCTTGCGGATGTGGTTGCAGCAATTGATCAA GCAGTAGCAGATGGAGTGGATATCTTAACGCTGTCGATCGGACCGGAGGAACCACCACAAGATACAGTCACATTCTTGAGCATTTTTGACATAGCCATGTTATTCGCACGAAGAGCTGGGGTTTTCGTGGTGCAGGCTGCGGGAAACTCAGGTCCTGGTCCTTCGACAGTATTGTCTTACAGCCCTTGGGTTGTCGGTGCAGCCGCTTCCAGGACAGATCGAAGATACACTGCTTCTCTTCTCCTAGGAAATGGCCTAAATGTTTCTGGCGTGGGGTTATCAG CTCCTACATTTGGAAATGGATCATTACTGTATAGGCTGGTGTTGGCTAAGGATGCAATCAATTTGAGTGGAGCATTCCCTAGGACCCCGGAGTATGTCGAAGAGTGCCAACATCCAGAAGCTTTTGACCCTAGCGTAGTGAGGGGTAGTATTGTTATATGCAGTTTCTCCGCCGGTTTCTATAACGAGACATCCACCTTAACAGCCATTTTTGACACTGCAAGAGTTCTTGGATTTATGGGGTTTGTTCTTGTTGCAAATCCAAGTTATGGTGATTTCATTGGGCAACCAATTCCTTTTTCTGTTTCTGGCGCTTTAATCCCAAAAGTTGCAGATGCAAAg ATTGTATCTGAATATTATGAACAACAAACATTAAGGGATGCAAGAGGCATTGTAAGACAGTTCAATGCTAGAGCTGCTATACAAGACGGTAGAGTTGCCTCGTTTGGTGTCCAAGCACCCATTGTTAGCAGATTCTCTTCAAGGGGACCCGGTTTTATTGACATCAACCGGAACCCTTCTGATGTACTAAAACCTGATATTCTTGCCCCAGGAAATGAAATTTGGGCAGCCTGGAGCCCCTTGAGTGCCCTGGATCCAATTCTAACAGGTTACAATTTTGCTCTTCTGTCGGGTTCAAGCATGGCTGCACCTCATGTTGCCGGAATTGCAGCACTAATTAAGCAAGAGTACCCTTCCTGGAACCCATCGATGATTGCATCGGCAATGTCAACCACGGCCACCAAGTTCGATAACAATGGTGGGATTATAATGGCCGAAGGATTCAATATCGGGAGCTTGTATTCttctaataattttgattttggcgCTGGCTTTGTTAATCCAACTCATGCCATGGATCCAGGCTTGGTCTTATCATCAG AATTTGAAGATTATATCAGCTTTTTGTGTTCAATGCCCTTCATTGATCGCATTGCAATCAGAGCCGCCACCAGAGTGTGGTGTGGTCAGTCCGTTGGCCACCCTGCTAACTTGAACATACCGTCGGTGACCATATCTGCACTAAGAAGATCACTGACAGTGAGACGGAGTTTCAAGAACGTAGCCACCAAACCGGAGACATATGTAAGCTTAGCGATACCGCCTAATGGGACAACCATCACCTTGCGTCCACCTTGGTTTACTATAGCTCCGGAGGGAACCCAAGATTTAGACATAGAAATCAATGTGATTAAATCGACCAATGAGTTCAGCTTTggtgaaattattttaacagGAAGCTTAAATCACATTGTGAGAATGCCGGTAACGATTAGGCCGGTTTCAATTGTCTAA
- the LOC105773181 gene encoding chromatin remodeling protein EBS → MAKTRPGVSAPKLKAGKKDLHSYTIRGTNKIVRVGDCVLMRPSDIGNPPYVARVEKIESDNRNNVKVRVRWYYRPEESLGGRRQFHGAKELFLSDHHDVQSAQTVEGKCIVHSFKNYTKLENVGAEDYYWRFEYKAATGAFTPDRVAVYCKCEMPYNPDDLMVQCEGCKDWYHPACVGMTIEEAKMLEHFVCFECSEDDFKQFQNGFHASPVSDAKVESKRHKR, encoded by the exons ATGGCAAAAACTAGACCAGGGGTCTCTGCACCCAAGCTCAAAGCAGGGAAGAAGGACCTCCATTCTTACACCATTAGAGGCACCAACAAAATTGTTAGAG TGGGGGATTGTGTTCTGATGCGTCCTTCTGATATCGGTAATCCCCCCTATGTGGCCCGGGTTGAGAAAATCGAATCAGATAACAGGAACAACGTCAAGGTTCGAGTGCGATGGTATTACCGTCCTGAGGAATCACTTGGAGGAAGGAGGCAATTCCATGGAGCAAAGGAGCTGTTTTTGTCTGACCACCATGATGTGCAGAGTGCTCAAACCGTTGAAGGGAAGTGCATTGTTCATTCTTTCAAGAACTACACCAAGCTTGAGAATGTTGGGGCTGAGGACTACTATTGGAGATTTGAATATAAAGCTGCTACCGGGGCCTTTACACCTGATCGAGTTGCTGT GTACTGCAAATGTGAGATGCCCTACAATCCTGATGATCTTATGGTTCAATGTGAGGGTTGCAAGGATTG GTATCATCCTGCTTGTGTAGGCATGACAATTGAAGAAGCAAAAATGTTGGAACACTTTGTCTGTTTTGAATGTTCCGAGGATGATTTCAAACAATTTCAGAATGGATTTCATGCATCACCAGTATCTGATGCAAAG GTGGAGTCTAAAAGACATAAGAGATGA